One Zingiber officinale cultivar Zhangliang chromosome 10B, Zo_v1.1, whole genome shotgun sequence genomic window, atattattatattacacacataaCATGTCtgcacgatcacactagtatTCATTGAGCTTCTTCTCCTCGTCTTAAAATTTTCATTACAAATTAAGACATTATCAATGCAACATCAAAAGTATAGAAATCTATCACTCTGTAATAAAAAAAAGGATAGTGTTAAATCAAAATATATTTTACAAATTATTATCAAGagcattttagtaatatcatatttatatattaattacatacaTATACATGTATATATTACAATTCATTTCTAGCTAATTGTCcaacaaaatttaatataaaaaaaaacctcCTTATGAAAACCTAGATGCCATCAGTTGAGACTCATGTTCCGTCTTTCAATACAATTCATTAAGATTGGTGCGCTCAGCTTTGCCATTGTTGCCGAAATCGGTTTTTGAGATTCAATGTCATTTGATTCATCAAGATCAATATTAAAGCTGGTACAGCTCTTGAAGAAGCAAGCCATTCATTAATGCCATTCTGAGTTCCATTTTTCTTTTGGCTTTCACTTGCCAATGATCATCAATGCTCTACCAGTTTTATATATTTTACGTGTTCTTTTCCTTCCGAGAGTATTGTCCTTAATTTGCTTGAAGCTATTCGATTACGTACGTACACGACAGGATTGATCAACCTACTGGAGAAAATTGACAACTGTCGGCGTGAGTAGGTACGTTGTGGAGTCGGTGGACGACAAGGCGAATGGCAAGATTCATTATAAGCACGGTGCATGACGACGATGCCATATGCTCACTGCCCCAGCAGATTAAAAGAGCTGGACAATAATAGGTGTGAAGTTTAAGTAACATCcctgttcaaaattatttaaaaaacacagAATTGGTAGGTTAATGGACGGGTCGTGCTATTGTTTGATTGGATTGTACAGTACTTCTACTGTTCTACGACATTATAAAAATGGAAGAAGCGATCCATGTTGTGCAGCTTAGTTAACTCGTAATTAAGTTGTCTCAGCTTAGAATGTGGAGATGAATAGTGAACGTTGTCGCTTGTCTTTAAATCCCAATGGATTTGCATTGAGATGGTTTTTAACTTTTGTCGCTGTTTATTTTCAAGTGAAGATGGCCAACGTGTAATGTCTGCTCGGGTGAAAAAGAAATGATCAAATTACAGTTTCAGTGTTCCTACATAAAACGAGTATGATATTCGTATTAAATGATCCTTTAAACTTAAGGTTTTATAAAAACGCAATCAATCGATTTCAACAAGAACAGCAGTGTTGGATCATGAGTATATTAGCaactttgttatatttttatccGTGATAGGAGAGTTGCCTTCTTTCTCTTTGAAGATTTTATGGTGGTCGATTATGAGCGGAAGAAGAGGGCTTGAGATAGATGACGGCAAATATGACATTTCCGTCTAGTCTTCTTAGAAAATAATCATTTTGATTTAGTTTTGAGCTATTGCTTTTCGggtcataaataatttcataAAAACAGCTTTAAATTGTATGTCTAATTTCTGTCTATCTAACATTTGATGATCTCTACCAATTATTCGATCTTAATAGATCTGGGGTGATTCTGCCTTAAATCCTGTACCTCTTTTGGAATCGATTTCCTTCCATATGAAGGCAGTAGAATGATTATTCAATTTTAAGAAGGGGAAAAAAATGCCCCGATAATTTCCaaagtaaaaacaaaaaaaagttgTCTCTATCATGACTGTCGTGCTTTCTACGCAATTAATTTCCTTCCACTCAAATAAAATACAGTGATAAGTTTCCAAATCGCTTCTAATTTATTCGTTTTTTCAATCTTTCTGCGAAATCTCAAGGCCTAGCGACAGAATGGTTATTCGATTTTACGAGagcaaaagaaataaaatactAACAAGTTCTAATTGCTATTAATTGTCAAGATTCTGTAAATCACCTGCATTGTTAGGGatgcaaataaatcaaataattgaATCATTTAAAAAGTTCGATTTGATAAAAAATtcattagaatttatttatttattattttatcgaACTGAATTTGAGCCGGATTTCGAGCTCGATAGTTTTATCGAACCGAATTCGAGCTCAAGAATATTTGACTCGTAAACTCATGAACATGTTCATTTATAGTTCCGTGAGCTCGAGCTCAAGCTCGGCTcttttaaagagttcgagaacaTATTTATTTATAGCTCGAGCTCGGCCCGTTTAGAAGGTTCAAGAATATGTTTATTTATAAGCTCGTGAACTTGGGCTCGAGCTCGGTTCGATTAATGGGCTCGTAAACATGTTCAACGATGTGTTGAGTTTGGAAGTTTAATGTAATAGTTTGGGATGCTCAATGATGTGCTttagtttatattattttagctGTTAagtttgttgaatatttattcaaatgagtTTTCGAGTTTGCTTAACAAGCTTgcaaaatgagctttaaaacaAATCTTaaaacaagttctaaaatgagTCCGAAGatgagcccgagctcgcttaacaaaTTAGactcgttaactatgataatcgagtTAATAACGAGTTGAGTTCAAATTGTTCACAAGTTTAGTAATTCcaaaacgaaccaagctcgagcCTTATGATAAAAGTTCaattcgagctcgagcccgaatataacttaaacgagccgagctcaaaTTTAATATTGTTCAACTCGATTCAGCTCGGTTCGACTCGTTTACATCTCTATCCACACGATCACAGAACAAATGGAGTTTTAACGTCCCCTCAAGACGATACAATAGTTAAGACATAAGATATTatcatataatatttattttaagatCAAAACTCGATATATTTAAGCATACCTTCTTTTCATATCTTGCTATCTGTACAAATAATTAATAatcatttataatttatttattctatATTAATCTAGAAATACATTGACAAGACACTACGATCAAATAAATCACCTTTTTAGCCTACGAAATAAAATTTTGGTGTGTCTCTTAAGGCAGCGCGTCTGAATATATATCTCATGTCTTGATTATTTAGATTAATGATTAATTATCATCTGTAATTTATTTTATCTATGTCGGTTTAAAAATAAATGGGTGGAGATGGTTGGTGAACATCGCCTTTTACCTGATAAAATTTTGACGCCATGTAGAAATGAGAAAGAGGTGAAATTTTGGCACAGCGAGTGAAATGAAATTCAAAAAGATCTATTTATTAGCTATTTGTCATGTTTTTTTTTCTCCCCTGTAATATTGAAGTCACTTTGCCGACTTTTGGCATTGCCAGTTTTCTGCACTTCCTCTGCGTTCTTGGGTTCAGTGTGAGCTTCTTCCCTTGCTCGACTCACCTTCTCTCTCCGCGGGCGTTTTCCCTCTCATCCCTACTCTCATTTTTGTTCGCAGCATCTGATTTTCGTCGAAAAATTCCTCCTTGCGTGCTTAATGTTGGGTACCTTCTCGCCCTCCGTAACGCGATTTCCTCTTTCTTTTTGCCGTGATAAATATGGTTCTGCGAGAGTTGCTCTTCTCTCTCGAATGGTTGCAATACTCAAGATggtatcttttttttttgtttttcatgaTTGGTAAGCCAGCAGCTTCTTCGCTTGAGTGGGAAGCAGCGATCGTACTTGGCCTTGATTTCCCATTTCTTTCTCAATTAGACAGATGAAAATGATTAAAGACGCAATCTTTGGGCGTTCTCTCTTTTTGACTGGCGATCTCTTGCGGTTCTCGTTTGGGTAACCGAAGATCGAACGCTCTTCAAGCAAAGCTCGATTTCTGTCCCATTttcgtttcttgttttcatttgttGTTCATCGTGGATCAAAATTTCGCCTTCTTGCTTACTTGTCTGGCTCTTGCAGGCATTTCCCAAAATTGGGGTTGCGTGTTCCATTAGCTTGTTTCTTTAATGTAGGAGCTTTCCTTGTAAAACACATCGGGAAAGATCAGTTCTTTGCGCATTCTAGGGTAGAATCTCTTCAGTTTGCATCTTAGATCCCTTCTGCAAGCCATTCTCCTATTTTGTCGTTAACATTGGCACTTCATTTAACTCTGAGGAGCTCAATTCGACCTAAACTCTTTGCTTTCCCCGCCGTTAATAGGGCAGTTCCCTTCCTCGGTCGCCCGATATTCCACTACGGAGGTGTTACTTGTTAGGGTTCCATTTCAATGTCTCCGTGgatctgttagttgatttcttcatTTGtcttatttgtttataattttccTGGATTTTGTTTCTGGCTCCTAATTTCCTGTGAATCTACCTTCATCTCATTTTGCAAACTCCTGGATTTTTTCATTTCGCCGGTTGATGTGGTTGCTCGAACAGGAATGTAGGTTGATTCCTCTCGGCGGCGGCGACGACATGGCTGAAGGGAGTGATGCGAGGGCGTGGGAGGAGCTCATCCCCGATGCCCTGGGCCTCATCTTCCGCAACCTCCCTCTCCAAGAGATCCTCACCGTCATTCCTAGGGTCTGCAAATCGTGGTCGCGGGTAGTGTTGGGCCCCTACTGCTGGCAGGAAATCGACATCGACGAGTGGAGCCAGCACTGCAAGCCAGAGCAACTCGATAAAATGCTTCACATGCTCATAGATCGCAGCTGTGGCTCCTTCCGCAGGCTCAGTGTTTCCGGCCTCCATACCGAATCCATGTTCACCTTAATTGCAGACCAGTATGTAGATCTCATCTCATCTCATTCAAGCTGATTAATACCCTTGAATTTAATAGCTTGCATATGCTTAATGCATGGAGATAGCTTCGTTAAATGATGACTTAATTAGTATGCCTGTCGCTATCACTCTCAATTATACAAATTgttgataaacaaaccaagctcgtgGTACAAAATGACAAAAGTTCTCATGAAGTTGTGCTTTATCTGGAGTCTTCCCTGTATCATCATGCAGAGTAACATGGAGACGAACTGTTGGTAACAGTCGCCAGTGAAAATAGTGATTTTGCCATTGAGTTTCTGGTCGCCTTTGTTTTGGAAATTTCATCTTTTTAATGAAGGTCTATTTTAGATTTGTCTTTGCCAACTACATCATGGTACCTTCCTGTAGGAGTAACAACTAGAGGTGCAGAGGATAATCCACTTTTTATGCTTCCCTcgtactgatttttttttttttttttaaagtttgttGATAAATTCCTCTCACCAATTACCACACTGTAGTAAATTTGTTCTTTGTTTGTTTGGAGGATAACACATTCATTCCTTGTTAGTAGGTCAATTTGAGTTTGGTGAGAACTTAGTCCTCTAAAAGATTTGGGTGAACTTTTGTTTCGATGACTGATCGTCACTATTGCTGTTCTTCTATCTGTCTAGTGCTGGTTCCCTTCAGAGGTTGGAGCTTCCAAGAAGTGAAATGAACGATGCCATTGTCAAACTTGTTGCACCAAGATTGTGCAATTTGACTTACTTGGATGTCAGCTACTGCTCAAAGATAGGTGCTTGTGCGATCGAAGCGTTTGGTAAACATTGTAGATCCTTAGTTGTCCTTCGCCGGACGATGCATCCATTAGAGGTTGATAGAAATTACCAATGCCAAGAAGAAGAGGCATATGCTATTGCCAAAACAATGACCAAGTTGCGCCATTTGGAAATGTCTTACCAACCCTTGACGACACAAGCCGTACTCGAAATCCTCTCAAAGTGCAAGGATCTTGAGTACTTGGACCTAAGAGGTTGTTGGGATGTGAAATTAGATGAGAAGTACCTAAAGGAGAGGCATTCCGGTCTCAAGGTGCTGGGACCGGACATTGTCGACCATTATGAGCAAATTTTTTGGAATGACTGGGCAGACTCCTACTCAGATTCTTCTGGCTACGAGGAGGCTTTTGACGATGACGTCATTTGGGAGGATGAGAATGGAATTGAATTGGACGGGTTTCAAGTGAGATTCTATGGAGGTGGCTTTAGTGGCGTGGTCACTGGGTTCGATTGGCCTCCATCTCCATGAGTATCTTCATCGTCCATGCTTCTGAGAATCACTTAGTATCATTGCTGCAATGCGTGGGGTTTTCATAGTCATCAAAGTCAGTCTATCAGATAATGTAACGAAAAAGTTTAAATCCATTGTAACTTTGTTTTGGGTGTTGAATGGGATGCATTCCGAGGTTGAGGTAAGGTAGCTTTTATTGTTTAATATATGAATGTAGAATCTCGTATTTTAACTCTGCAATCTGATAAAGAGTTTGTCGTACTGACAAGCATGATTTCTTTCTGGTTTACTGTATAAGCCTGAAACACCTGTATATAGGAACAAACGCTCTTCTTCTCCATAGTCCAACCTTCTGAAAGTATCCACAAAGTTGCATCATTAGTCGGCATCTCGATTGAGCCGCACGATTAAAGAATCCTTGTCTGTGTTATTTGTCGCCTCCCCTTtttctcttattattattattattatcatcatcatcaaccacCTCAGTGCACTGGCTTTTCAGTTAGCTTTATTTTGCTACAGTCTACTTCATAGCAAGAACATCTAAATGGCAAAGGAATCCTCTGTGGCAAAAGGTTGCAAACTGCAGTGGCAAAAAAAGAAAAGCTGGCAAATGGTGAGATTTGTGTGGCTCAAAGGTATGATCCTCTAAAGTCTAGAGATAGGTGTAGATCAGACCAGTGGCATCAGTTTCTTGCAAGAAAAGTGAAAGTGCTTGTAGTGTTTGAATTATTGCTGCACTCATACCAGACTTTCGTGGACCGTAAAGAAGTGGGATCGCCGTTTGGTGTAGTCGCGTCTATCGAATTCGAACCACTTTATGCACGTATCATCCCACATCGTTATTTTTGTGTAATAATATTTCACTCATAATTTATTCTGGAAATATCCTCCTCTGAAGCAGAATTATCAAAATTGCACCGTCCTCTTAATTTTTCTGGAAAAATAATACTATTTAGTGTTTGTTAGTATTTGGGAATTATGGATTGACGCGTCATGTTCACCAGATGGGACACGACTTGGGTGGGGCCTTGCTCTTTGGCTTAGGACATCTTCAATGGTAGAAGCTCGGATATTCAGATTAATTAGCAGAGGACACGTACTGGGAGAGCTTTCCGGGTTTTCCTAAAAGTTAGATATCGCCGAAGAGGATCACTTTAATGGGACTACAAAAGTGCAAGCTTCCATGATTTGCAATTCTATCTAAGGCCAATTCTATCTATCCTTAACGGATTCACATGTTCGCATTCTGGTCCAGGGTAGTACATTTTTCTAGAAGACTTTCCTCATTGCAAGAATGGCTTCTGTGATTTgcctttccctttcccttgcttTGATATGCCAGGCCAATTCAGCTGAAGAGCTTTTGAAAGATTTAGGAGAGAATGAATTTAATGGATAAGACAATCCATATATAACAAGACAAGCCATATATAACAATAGCTTCGTCTTCATCTCGTTAAAGTGACTATTCAACTCTTGAAGTTATAAATATGTTATTTCATATTAATAAGATTTATCTTTCCTTCAATATTTTATTGTGATCTTCCATGAAAGACTAACAAGTCTTCCATGTGTAGGGTGACTAATAAAGAAACTTTATACAGTAACAAATCACAACCATCATCTCtcatgcttgaggaagagaatagaggattgagtgaatattCCATTCATCggccatcagatctgaggagttgtgaccctcagatcccgcctattgtcatcggccatcggatctggatccattgattcgatgcttcagatcaagtctcatcccaagccgtcagatcgttactctttgcgatccaacgctctagatcgcatcacaagcgatccatcatacctatttgatcaacgttgatcaacggtagccatccattccctaagtcaactgtccagtcatctccctttgcccatgATCAACGTtaatcaacggtagccatccattccctaagtcaactgtccagtcatctcactttgcccacgaggatgccgcataggtactgccacgtcaggtacgagcctgacacgtcacccgagtgccacgtaggcactgcaatgtcacttggagcataaatttaagctcctcgcgacgatgcgaagtgcgcctacaaagcgcccattgtgcATGTGGCGGGCTCataggtgcgagcacctgctcgccctgggctaagggagcacctgtccttttatttttgtgttaactccattaacacattttcattaataagtagagaatacacatcgagaatttccgatgtgggactattctcccatgcactttattaatgaataataaatgttattttgggccgactttaaacattaatttctcattcacccttaatcggttttgagcaaattaatagtctaaatctatctactcgaatcgtagatttcaattttgaagtcaattacgactttcaacaattgatgacttccttcctcaaaatcatttttggtccatttaaggccccaatatccaacagatCTTAAAAGAATCATGTCATGTACGACGTCTTAATACTTTCTTTGCAAAGTTTGCGACAAATCATTCGTGACTCCTAAGATATTTTTCATTAAGTGTATCTGAAATATAATTGCTTGAGCCCTTTGTTTGTGATCTTTTCCCTCATCTTCAACAAATAAAATGGCATAAATAATTGAAAGATACAAGCATACCAAACTCAATAATGTATTATAATGTGAATCCAACGTGTGCTCTCTGCTCTTTTTAATGTCTTCTCTTGATTTATACCTTGTCCAATGAAAATATCACCATTGTTAATTCCTTTAATAACTTTTTCAAATTATTTCTAACGAAGTATGTCTCTTCACTTGCATGACGCTCCAATAATATTGTTTAATTGTACAACTACAACAAAAAGTAGAAATCCTCGTATGATTTTCAATAAAGTTGTTAATGAACAAAACAATGAGCATAATAAACAAATTTATTCTCCatcataattaagttttttaagccTTTGAATTCTCCTCTCATATTATAAGCTCCATCGTATCCTTGCCCTCGCAAATTAGATATATATAATCCATGTTGGTACAATAAAAAATCAATAGCAGTCTTAAGTGATAAGGCAGTAGTGTCACTTACATGTATAATGCCTAGAAAGTGTTTAATAATATTTTCCCTTTCATGTACAAAGAGCAAAACAACTGTTATTTGTTCTTTAACAGATACATCGCTTGTTCTTTAACAGATACATCACAAGCCTCATCAACCAATATGGAAAATATTCATCACCAAGATCTCCAACAATAAAATTAGTGGTTAAATAAGCAATGGATTTGATAATATCTTATTGAATATCATGCAATGTCAATTTGAGCTTTGAGGGAGCATTGTCCAATGCAACTCCATTGATATCCTTATTATAGTCAGCAAGAAATCTTAACAGCTCAAGAAAATTACCATGATAGAgtgagtttattgattcatcatgATCACAAAATGGTAATCCTTAACGCACAATAAATCTTATGCAATCAATTGATATTGTCAAATGAACATGATAATCAGTAGCTACCTGACTAGACTAATTGACCAAATAagttttaatatgttatttttgatTCATTAAATCATAAGCTTACATCATTCACCTGTTGTGAATGCTTCTCTGATTTCTAACATGcccccggggctatggtgcagCGGTAGGACATTCAGGTTGTCACCCAAGCACCTGCGGTTCGAGCCCCAGCTATGGCGAATTTgcagaaatttttcctccaaatagggcacgcaactaaaggatgctgggctccTGGGCTGCCCGCTGTGAGCGCTTCTCGATTTACTCTGGTggtcggtgggaaacttccgtggggccgGACCGGTCACCCAGGCTCGACGTTATCCAGTCTGGTTAatcatttcattcttttctcttatttctaacatgttcatgattttttttctctaattTTTAAATCTCTCAGTAATAAAAGAATTACCACAACTTTGACCACCATGATCCATTTTGAATAACTAGCGATAAAGATAAAAGGTTGCGTCTTTTGCAATGTTGTATTCTAGCCAATTAGGGTGATTACTAAACCATATAGGTTGAAATATTCATTTTTCCTTTGGACAATAACACCAAGGAAATTCATGATATTTAGGTTGAAACGAACCTTTTTGTAAATAATAACGTCGAACAATCTCTTTTTATTCACATTATACTTGAGGATATTCTTTCTTAGACCAAGATCACTAAGATAGTCATTTGAATCAGCATCAGGAGGAGGCAACAGAGGAGATGAAGGAGGAGGAGATGGCGTAGGGGGAGATGCCCTGTTTGAAGTAGGTTCATCTtgcatttttttaaaatactttaacaTGGCTATTTTATCTAATTTATCATCAacataatattttagaaatataatcaCTGAATTTAATGACTATCCTTTTCCAATAATTCAAAAACaattaataaacaaaattaatataattGACTTGAGAATTAATGATCCCTTATTTTTCACATATATTACTAAAGGTACtaagtcaaatgtttacattataAAAATATACTTTTCAAGTTATATAACTATCCAATTTTAATTCTTATTCTAAAGACGATTCCTTCCCTATACATATAGTTATTATAAGTTGTTTGTGTACATTATATGATGAGTCAATCTATGTAATAAATGATGTAATTCAACTGATCAAATTTTTGAACGATTGTTAATAAATTGATCATGCTCATATAACAAATCAAACATCAAATGCATGGAAGACCTCAATATCTATAAATATCTGACATACTTGACTAGCAAACAAAGATGAATATATGATAAATGAACACTAGTATTATATGTTTTTCCATCATTTAAATTCATAATCTAAAGAGATCAAGTAAGAAAACTCCACCTCAATCAAAAGACATTAGCTATGTGGAGCATCAGCGACAACGGCGGCACTAGCAGCAAAGAGTAGTGGCGCTAACAGTAATAACATGTGGCAATAGCGATGTGTGGCAACAACAACATGGATAATAACCACTATAATGTATGACGAAGGATTTTGAGAGTAAAATTAAGTTTAGAGAAAGAATAAGAAAAGGAtaataggaggaagaagaacacaGAAGAGAGAAAAAATTGGATGGgattaggaggaagaagaaaacatgGGAGGGGAGAGGAAAAAAATTCTGCAATGGGAAAGAGAGCAAAAATATTGCaacataaagagaaatagagAGTGATACGATGAATAAGGTAGGACCCTCAAAATTAGGGTTGAAGTTAAGAAGATCAGATGATGTGGTAATTAGAGTCAAAGAGGGTCAACACTCGGGGTCAAGATAGTCGCACAATTCTGTTGAATAGTCCAATTGATCAAATAGTTGGTATGATTGAATACCGAGCCCCCCCCCAAGCATGATGCAATCTCGGGCAGGTTCGACCGAGCCCTATTTTTGAGCGAACCTCTAGCCGAACAAACTCCTTGTCCGATCTAAGCGGATATTGAGTCTTCAAGAGGCTAAGTTCTTGAGATGTTCAATGCTCTTTAGCCGACCGAAGTCCTTGTCCGAACGGACCTTAGGCTGACTAAACTCCTTGGCCGAGAGGATACCTAGTTTTCAAGAGGCTAAGTCCTCGAGATGTTCAATGCTCTATCGTCGACCAAACTCCTTGTTCAAGTGGACCTTAGGCCAACCGAAGTCCCTATCTGAGCGGATATCTAGTCTTCAAGAGGCCGAGTCATCAAATGGGTCAGCGCTCTTTAGCTGACTGTACTCCTCGTCCGGGAGGATTAAGCCCGACAGGACATTATAAGAGACTCGGCCAACCCATCACCAAAAGCATATTAATGGTCTATCAACCCAACATTCCGTTTAACATTTGTGTAACGGTTGTCAGAAAATTAAGAGAATATTCTCTGTGTAGTTTGTGTGAGGAACCTTCTACACTATGAAACACAGAAATGGTGGATCCATTTTTTAAAAGTTATCATAATGACAGAAGGGTCGGTCCTTTTTCGACAATGCTTGGAGATTCGTGCAGAGTAAATTTAACACTATAAAAGGGTATCCATCTACAGACATAGGTATGCCAATGCAAACACTACACTACGCAAACTGAGACATCCAGATTCCATTGTTCTTCGTTACTATTCATTGCATTTCCTCTCGGATAGTTGTTTGACTTGAGCGTTGTAGTACCTGCACCGAAGACCCCTCCTCGGTTTGATTGCTGACATTTTTTCCCTCTACTTTTTGTTTTTGACACACAAGATCGCACGACATCTTCTGTTTCCAGTGCGGAGTCATTTCACAGATAATATCAAAGCTACGTACCTAATATTTCATCTTTCTCGATTTCAAATAGGATTTGAATGTTTTTTACATAGAGAGAAAAAAAGTTATGGGAAAAAAGATTTCCAATTGTTTTAATTGAACATTTTGCTAAAAAAAGTTcacatatttttagaatttataactatttttttttaaaaaaaatcactatattatttttttcccaaTTAAGGGGCACCTCAACATAGCCATCCCCTATCCCCCGATTGATTTTGAGAATAAAAAGTAGATTTTTATTGTTACTATCTTTTGAATTAAAAATCTTAAATCTCGTATCATAAGTCTCTCTAAAGATTATGCATTAGACAAAAAAAATAGATCCGCTAGCTTAGCGGCCACTTAATATCGGCCCCAcaaatatggagggaggtaaatagaGGTACAAGCTATAGGCATATGATGAGATAAATCTCAGGTCGTCAGTTCATGAGAATCGACTTCTGACCATTACACCAGAGATACCATGAGTCCACCATCTACACTACTCCCAaggggtaaaaaaaaattatgcattAGAGCATCTATATCAGTTATCCTATTCAGAAATTTTACTCTAAATTTTAAATAGGGTAGTTAAAAACTTTTACATCAATTACCatattcatttttttaaatttatatttatgaatagtattttctaaatttagacAATGAATACCATTCACTATATTATAAAGGatagagaaaaaaataagaaaattgatATATAATGTAGTTAAAAATGAATatcttaatttaataaaataattaatttatcttaaattatatattttaataaaaaatttgatatggGAAGGGTTGATATTGCGTATCTTAATAATAACACTTATTTAGAGGCTCGGTTGGATTTGTGCTAACTGTGATGTACTTTTTGATGTTCTCGATTCGATTTTGCTTGTAACCGAGCTCACCTGTATGCCCTCGCTATGTACTCTGCACCAGTGACGGATCTAGAAATTCAAGTATGGAGGGGCAGATCACGATAAACAAAGGGCGGTATGTTGAAAATTGGACCAACAgacaagtaaataaattacttgtcttacactaacaataacaacactacaacaccTTTTTTGTGAATCACTCACAGTTCTAAgacaaagaagagaaaaaaaactttgactcacaaattgatacttgattgatgaatgaaactaaatacaaggtagagtatttatagtactcttcatacaatctggaccgttcaattaaattaaatcctagccattgaaattctaattcttatccatgaaatgagaaaaacactcttgaccacatatttaattttatcttttatcaagtcgtcatctttatctattagaaaaataaataattaaatagcaaat contains:
- the LOC122029924 gene encoding F-box protein FBW2-like isoform X1, with protein sequence MFFFLPCNIEVTLPTFGIASFLHFLCVLGFSECRLIPLGGGDDMAEGSDARAWEELIPDALGLIFRNLPLQEILTVIPRVCKSWSRVVLGPYCWQEIDIDEWSQHCKPEQLDKMLHMLIDRSCGSFRRLSVSGLHTESMFTLIADHAGSLQRLELPRSEMNDAIVKLVAPRLCNLTYLDVSYCSKIGACAIEAFGKHCRSLVVLRRTMHPLEVDRNYQCQEEEAYAIAKTMTKLRHLEMSYQPLTTQAVLEILSKCKDLEYLDLRGCWDVKLDEKYLKERHSGLKVLGPDIVDHYEQIFWNDWADSYSDSSGYEEAFDDDVIWEDENGIELDGFQVRFYGGGFSGVVTGFDWPPSP
- the LOC122029924 gene encoding F-box protein FBW2-like isoform X2, coding for MAEGSDARAWEELIPDALGLIFRNLPLQEILTVIPRVCKSWSRVVLGPYCWQEIDIDEWSQHCKPEQLDKMLHMLIDRSCGSFRRLSVSGLHTESMFTLIADHAGSLQRLELPRSEMNDAIVKLVAPRLCNLTYLDVSYCSKIGACAIEAFGKHCRSLVVLRRTMHPLEVDRNYQCQEEEAYAIAKTMTKLRHLEMSYQPLTTQAVLEILSKCKDLEYLDLRGCWDVKLDEKYLKERHSGLKVLGPDIVDHYEQIFWNDWADSYSDSSGYEEAFDDDVIWEDENGIELDGFQVRFYGGGFSGVVTGFDWPPSP